One window from the genome of Helicoverpa armigera isolate CAAS_96S chromosome 4, ASM3070526v1, whole genome shotgun sequence encodes:
- the LOC110375276 gene encoding cuticle protein 8, which yields MKSIIHSKISFVKQPIIKMFAKVLALCGLVAVCQAGLLPAPVHYSSAAAVSSQNIVRHDQPAQHVAVAAPVAYHGAPAVAYNAAPARYSSAAAVSSQNIVRHDQPAQQVAVAAPVAYQAAPAVAYHAAPAAVAYHAAPVARVEEFNAHPQYEYNYSVADGHTGDNKSQQESRDGDVVRGSYSFHEADGSVRTVQYSADDHSGFNAVVHNSAPTAAPAHSAPAHYYHH from the exons ATGAAATCTATCATTCATTCTAAGATCTCGTTCGTGAAACAACCAATCATCAAAATGTTCGCTAAA GTGTTAGCTCTCTGCGGTTTGGTGGCGGTGTGCCAGGCAGGTCTGCTGCCCGCCCCCGTGCACTACTCCTCCGCCGCCGCTGTCTCCTCGCAGAATATCGTGCGTCACGACCAGCCTGCCCAGCACGTGGCCGTCGCCGCCCCCGTCGCCTACCATGGTGCTCCTGCCGTCGCCTACAATGCTGCTCCTGCTCGTTACTCTTCAGCTGCTGCTGTTTCATCTCAAAACATCGTGCGTCACGACCAACCTGCCCAACAAGTAGCCGTCGCTGCCCCCGTCGCGTACCAGGCTGCTCCTGCTGTAGCTTACCATGCTGCCCCCGCTGCTGTTGCCTACCACGCCGCTCCTGTCGCCCGCGTCGAAGAGTTCAAC GCTCACCCTCAGTACGAGTACAACTACTCAGTAGCTGACGGGCACACCGGCGACAACAAGTCCCAGCAGGAGTCCCGCGACGGCGACGTCGTGCGCGGCTCGTACTCCTTCCACGAGGCCGACGGCTCCGTCAGGACCGTGCAGTACTCCGCGGACGACCACAGCGGCTTCAACGCGGTGGTGCACAACTCGGCGCCCACAGCCGCGCCTGCGCACTCCGCGCCCGCTCACTACTACCACCACTGA
- the LOC110375235 gene encoding cuticle protein 8 — protein MFSKIVALCAFVAVAQAGLLAAPAHYSSAAAVSSQSIVRHDESAPVAKLAIAAPVAKLAVAAPVAYHAAPAVAYHSAPAHYSSAAAVSSQNIVRHDQPAVHAAPVAYHAAPAHVAYHAAPAPIAYHAAPAVAYHAAPVAKVVAAHQEEIAYPKYEYTYSVADGHSGDNKSQQESRDGDVVKGSYSFHEADGSIRTVEYSADDHNGFNAVVHNTAPTAAPVVVKAAPAHYYHH, from the exons ATGTTCTCCAAA aTTGTAGCTCTGTGCGCCTTCGTGGCTGTGGCCCAGGCTGGTCTTCTGGCGGCTCCCGCTCACTACTCCTCCGCTGCCGCGGTGTCCTCCCAGAGCATCGTGCGTCACGATGAGTCGGCTCCTGTGGCTAAACTAGCCATTGCCGCTCCCGTGGCTAAACTTGCCGTCGCCGCTCCCGTTGCCTACCATGCTGCTCCCGCCGTCGCCTACCACTCCGCCCCTGCCCATTACTCCTCTGCCGCCGCTGTGTCCTCCCAGAACATCGTGCGTCACGACCAGCCCGCCGTACACGCCGCCCCCGTAGCCTACCACGCCGCCCCCGCCCACGTCGCCTACCACGCTGCTCCTGCCCCCATCGCCTACCACGCCGCTCCCGCCGTAGCCTACCACGCAGCCCCTGTTGCCAAGGTTGTCGCCGCTCACCAGGAAGAGATCGCCTACCCCAAGTATGAGTACACATACTCGGTTGCTGACGGCCACTCCGGTGACAACAAGTCCCAGCAGGAGTCCCGCGACGGTGATGTTGTGAAGGGCTCTTACTCCTTCCACGAAGCTGACGGTTCCATCAGGACCGTGGAGTACTCCGCTGATGACCACAATGGATTCAACGCGGTCGTGCACAACACCGCCCCCACTGCCGCCCCCGTCGTAGTCAAGGCTGCTCCCGCCCACTACTACCACCACTAA